One stretch of Meriones unguiculatus strain TT.TT164.6M chromosome 7, Bangor_MerUng_6.1, whole genome shotgun sequence DNA includes these proteins:
- the Vat1 gene encoding synaptic vesicle membrane protein VAT-1 homolog isoform X1: MSAEREATEAATAAAAAAAEAGTETRTGAGEDAPSQPPTAEAAGDPQPPPAPEASASAAAPPLRCLVLTGFGGYDKVKLQSRPAVPPAPGPGQLTLRVRACGLNFADLMARQGLYDRLPSLPVTPGMEGAGVVVAVGEGVGDRKAGDRVMVLNRSGMWQEEVTVPSAQTFLMPEAMTFEEAAALLVNYITAYLVLFDFGNLRPGHSVLVHMAAGGVGMAALQLCRTVENVTVFGTASASKHEVLKENGVTHPIDYHTSDYVDEIKKISPKGVDIVMDPLGGSDTAKGYHLLKPMGKVVTYGMANMLTGPKRNLMAMARTWWNQFSVTALQLLQANRAVCGFHLGYLEGEVEMISRVVTHLVALYNQGRIKPRIDSVWPFEKVADAMKQMQEKKNVGKVLLVPGPEKET; encoded by the exons ATGTCCGCGGAGAGGGAGGCGACCGAGGCGGCcactgcggcggcggcggcggcggcggaggccgGGACGGAGACCCGCACCGGGGCCGGGGAGGATGCGCCCTCGCAGCCCCCGACGGCCGAGGCGGCGGGAGACCCGCAACCACCCCCGGCCCCCGAAGCGTCGGCCTCCGCCGCGGCGCCGCCGCTCCGCTGCCTGGTACTCACCGGCTTCGGTGGCTACGACAAGGTGAAGCTGCAGAGCCGGCCGGCCGTGCCCCCGGCCCCGGGTCCCGGTCAGCTGACGCTGCGCGTGCGAGCCTGCGGGCTCAACTTCGCCGACCTCATGGCCCGCCAGGGTCTGTACGACCGCCTGCCATCGCTGCCGGTCACCCCGGGCATGGAGGGTGCGGGCGTAGTGGTGGCCGTGGGCGAGGGCGTCGGCGACCGCAAG GCAGGGGACCGAGTGATGGTGTTGAACCGGTCTGGGATGTGGCAGGAGGAAGTAACTGTGCCGTCAGCCCAGACTTTCCTGATGCCTGAGGCCATGACCTTTGAGGAAGCTGCTGCCTTGCTGGTCAATTATATCACCGCCTACTTGGTTCTCTTTGACTTCGGCAACCTGAGACCCGGCCACAGCGTCTTGGTACACATGGCTGCAG GTGGCGTGGGCATGGCAGCCCTGCAGCTGTGCCGCACCGTGGAGAACGTGACAGTGTTTGGGACAGCCTCAGCCAGCAAGCATGAGGTGCTGAAGGAGAATGGGGTCACGCACCCCATCGACTATCACACGTCCGACTACGTGGACGAGATCAAGAAGATCTCCCCCAAAG GGGTAGATATTGTCATGGACCCTCTGGGTGGGTCAGACACCGCCAAGGGTTACCACCTCCTCAAACCCATGGGCAAAGTTGTCACTTACG GAATGGCCAACATGCTGACGGGCCCCAAGCGGAACCTGATGGCCATGGCCCGCACCTGGTGGAATCAGTTTAGTGTGACAGCTCTGCAGCTGCTGCAGGCCAACCGAGCTGTGTGCGGCTTCCACCTGGGCTACCTGGAGGGCGAAGTGGAAATGATCAGTAGGGTGGTCACCCACCTTGTAGCTCTGTACAACCAGGGCCGCATCAAACCCCGAATTGACTCGGTCTGGCCCTTCGAGAAG GTGGCTGATGCCATGAAGCAGATGCAGGAGAAGAAAAATGTGGGGAAAGTCCTCCTGGTTCCTGGACCCGAGAAGGAGACCTAG
- the Vat1 gene encoding synaptic vesicle membrane protein VAT-1 homolog isoform X2, with the protein MSAEREATEAATAAAAAAAEAGTETRTGAGEDAPSQPPTAEAAGDPQPPPAPEASASAAAPPLRCLVLTGFGGYDKVKLQSRPAVPPAPGPGQLTLRVRACGLNFADLMARQGLYDRLPSLPVTPGMEGAGVVVAVGEGVGDRKAGDRVMVLNRSGMWQEEVTVPSAQTFLMPEAMTFEEAAALLVNYITAYLVLFDFGNLRPGHSVLVHMAAGGVGMAALQLCRTVENVTVFGTASASKHEVLKENGVTHPIDYHTSDYVDEIKKISPKGMANMLTGPKRNLMAMARTWWNQFSVTALQLLQANRAVCGFHLGYLEGEVEMISRVVTHLVALYNQGRIKPRIDSVWPFEKVADAMKQMQEKKNVGKVLLVPGPEKET; encoded by the exons ATGTCCGCGGAGAGGGAGGCGACCGAGGCGGCcactgcggcggcggcggcggcggcggaggccgGGACGGAGACCCGCACCGGGGCCGGGGAGGATGCGCCCTCGCAGCCCCCGACGGCCGAGGCGGCGGGAGACCCGCAACCACCCCCGGCCCCCGAAGCGTCGGCCTCCGCCGCGGCGCCGCCGCTCCGCTGCCTGGTACTCACCGGCTTCGGTGGCTACGACAAGGTGAAGCTGCAGAGCCGGCCGGCCGTGCCCCCGGCCCCGGGTCCCGGTCAGCTGACGCTGCGCGTGCGAGCCTGCGGGCTCAACTTCGCCGACCTCATGGCCCGCCAGGGTCTGTACGACCGCCTGCCATCGCTGCCGGTCACCCCGGGCATGGAGGGTGCGGGCGTAGTGGTGGCCGTGGGCGAGGGCGTCGGCGACCGCAAG GCAGGGGACCGAGTGATGGTGTTGAACCGGTCTGGGATGTGGCAGGAGGAAGTAACTGTGCCGTCAGCCCAGACTTTCCTGATGCCTGAGGCCATGACCTTTGAGGAAGCTGCTGCCTTGCTGGTCAATTATATCACCGCCTACTTGGTTCTCTTTGACTTCGGCAACCTGAGACCCGGCCACAGCGTCTTGGTACACATGGCTGCAG GTGGCGTGGGCATGGCAGCCCTGCAGCTGTGCCGCACCGTGGAGAACGTGACAGTGTTTGGGACAGCCTCAGCCAGCAAGCATGAGGTGCTGAAGGAGAATGGGGTCACGCACCCCATCGACTATCACACGTCCGACTACGTGGACGAGATCAAGAAGATCTCCCCCAAAG GAATGGCCAACATGCTGACGGGCCCCAAGCGGAACCTGATGGCCATGGCCCGCACCTGGTGGAATCAGTTTAGTGTGACAGCTCTGCAGCTGCTGCAGGCCAACCGAGCTGTGTGCGGCTTCCACCTGGGCTACCTGGAGGGCGAAGTGGAAATGATCAGTAGGGTGGTCACCCACCTTGTAGCTCTGTACAACCAGGGCCGCATCAAACCCCGAATTGACTCGGTCTGGCCCTTCGAGAAG GTGGCTGATGCCATGAAGCAGATGCAGGAGAAGAAAAATGTGGGGAAAGTCCTCCTGGTTCCTGGACCCGAGAAGGAGACCTAG
- the Ifi35 gene encoding interferon-induced 35 kDa protein codes for MSATLQAVLYSLQEEQCRLRARLQELQQLKRERTRSSRDKIPFPIPEVSLVFQGVTQGRKQVPKSIVSNLKICCPLPGGSALVTFDDPKVVERLLQQEEHRINIEDCRLRVQLQPLELPLVTNIQVSSQPDNHRVLVSGFPDGLKLSEEELLDKLEIFFGKVRNGGGDVEAREMLQGTVMLGFVDEEVAQRLCRIGQFTVPLGQQQVPLKVSPYVSGEIKKAEVRFQQASHSVLVTNIPDVLDAQELHDILEIHFQKPTRGGGEVEALEVVPPGEQVLAVFTSESG; via the exons ATGTCTGCGACTCTTCAAGCT GTCCTCTACAGTCTTCAGGAGGAGCAATGCAGGCTCAGGGCGAGGCTGCAGGAGCTGCAGCAGCTGAAAAGGGAACGCACACGCTCTTCCAGAGACAAG ATCCCTTTCCCAATACCTGAAGTCTCCCTGGTATTCCAAGGCGTCACTCAGGGGCGTAAGCAAGTGCCTAAGTCCATAGTTTCTAACCTgaagatctgctgccctctgccTGGAGGGTCTGCTCTGGTCACCTTTGATGACCCCAAAG tggtTGAACGGCTGCTGCAGCAAGAGGAGCATAGAATCAACATAGAGGACTGCCGGCTTCGGGTGCAGCTCCAGCCCTTGGAGCTGCCTTTGGTGACCAACATCCAG GTGTCCAGCCAGCCAGATAACCACAGGGTGCTAGTCAGTGGCTTTCCTGATGGACTAAAGCTGAGCGAGGAGGAGCTGTTGGACAAGCTGGAGATCTTCTTTGGCAAGGTCAGGAATGGAGGTGGGGATGTGGAGGCCCGGGAGATGCTGCAAGGGACCGTCATGCTGGGTTTTGTTGACGAAGAAG TGGCCCAGCGCTTATGCCGGATTGGCCAGTTCACAGTACCTCTGGGCCAGCAGCAGGTCCCTCTGAAAGTCTCTCCCTATGTGAGTGGGGAGATCAAGAAAGCTGAG GTCAGATTCCAGCAGGCATCTCACTCAGTGCTGGTGACCAATATCCCCGACGTCCTGGATGCTCAGGAGCTGCACGACATCCTGGAGATCCACTTCCAGAAGCCCACtcgtgggggtggggaggtagagGCCCTGGAAGTTGTGCCCCCAGGGGAGCAGGTCCTGGCTGTCTTCACTTCCGAGTCAGGCTAG
- the Rpl27 gene encoding large ribosomal subunit protein eL27, translated as MGKFMKPGKVVLVLAGRYSGRKAVIVKNIDDGTSDRPYSHALVAGIDRYPRKVTAAMGKKKIAKRSKIKSFVKVYNYNHLMPTRYSVDIPLDKTVVNKDVFRDPALKRKARREAKVKFEERYKTGKNKWFFQKLRF; from the exons ATGGGCAAGTTCATGAAACCCGGGAAAGTGGTGCTCGTCCTGGCCGGACGCTACTCGGGACGCAAAGCCGTCATCGTGAAG AATATTGATGATGGCACCTCAGACCGCCCTTACAGCCATGCCCTGGTGGCTGGAATCGACCGCTATCCCCGAAAAGTGACAGCTGCCATGGGCAAGAAGAAAATCGCCAAGAGATCAAAGATCAAGTCCTTTGTGAAAGTTTATAACTACAATCACCTCATGCCCACAAG GTACTCTGTGGACATCCCCTTGGACAAAACTGTTGTCAACAAGGATGTCTTTAGAGACCCAGCTCTGAAACGCAAAGCCAGGCGGGAGGCCAAGGTCAAATTTGAGGAACG aTACAAGACAGGGAAAAACAAATGGTTTTTCCAGAAGCTTCGCTTTTAg